Proteins found in one Desulfobotulus pelophilus genomic segment:
- a CDS encoding substrate-binding periplasmic protein — protein sequence MQKIWVVALMLALAAGTGNARSVIRMGYAPEGHIPIISEAPDNSGLYQDVFLAAAEKIGYGLEITRMPKRRILNLVESGELDFYPGFSYTAARAQWAFYFKNGLVESNAAVTLAAEPEITDREEINARGYVVLVPLGGEYGKEFTLYYEFPRLSVEKAMEMLQTTPKRGDVFVYRKSSLAYYLKRNPAEAPLFRIHSRPWSHESMYLGFSKNSPLAEFEVNLDFDPSLPESETNQPERLLPSCVAAQFMTAIDEMGNNGEIDALYIRYYGKTRDGTDLD from the coding sequence ATGCAAAAAATATGGGTAGTTGCCCTGATGCTTGCTCTGGCGGCCGGAACCGGGAACGCCCGTAGCGTTATTCGTATGGGCTATGCGCCTGAAGGGCATATCCCTATTATTTCTGAGGCTCCGGATAATTCAGGTCTGTATCAGGATGTTTTTTTGGCGGCAGCGGAAAAAATTGGTTATGGGCTTGAAATAACAAGAATGCCTAAAAGGAGAATTCTCAATCTGGTGGAAAGTGGAGAGCTGGATTTTTATCCTGGTTTTTCTTACACGGCAGCACGGGCGCAGTGGGCTTTTTATTTTAAAAATGGTCTTGTGGAATCCAATGCAGCCGTTACCCTTGCCGCAGAACCGGAAATTACCGACAGGGAAGAGATCAATGCGCGAGGCTATGTTGTCCTTGTGCCCCTTGGGGGAGAATATGGAAAAGAGTTTACCTTATACTATGAGTTCCCCAGGTTGTCCGTTGAAAAAGCCATGGAAATGTTGCAGACAACTCCTAAACGGGGCGATGTGTTTGTTTACAGAAAATCATCCCTTGCATATTATCTGAAACGGAATCCTGCTGAAGCCCCGCTATTCCGAATTCACAGCAGGCCATGGAGCCATGAGTCCATGTATCTGGGTTTTTCGAAAAACTCGCCCCTTGCAGAGTTTGAGGTCAATTTGGATTTTGATCCATCATTACCCGAATCAGAAACCAATCAGCCCGAGAGGCTGCTTCCATCCTGTGTTGCCGCACAATTTATGACAGCCATCGATGAGATGGGTAACAATGGGGAGATCGACGCACTTTATATTCGGTACTATGGAAAGACCCGGGATGGTACAGACCTTGATTGA
- a CDS encoding sigma-54-dependent transcriptional regulator, giving the protein MTAPKILVVDDDESHRKMLRTLLSGYGYGVDEAASGEEALERVQREAVDTILMDVRMTGISGIEALERMLAWNPVLPIIIMTAYSSVDSARRALKAGAYDYLTKPLDFDELRILLSRTLEHSRLKDENRRLKEHLATRPDIPRIIGKSHAMKKLMEMASTMADSEATVLITGPSGTGKELIAKAIHAMSPRKDQPFVPLNCAALADTLLESELFGHERGAFTGADRRREGRFVQADGGTLFLDEIGETSSAMQAKLLRALQEGEVQRIGSDTIVRVDVRILAATNQDLSRCVAEKIFREDLYYRLNVLRLEMPTLRDRNGDIPLLAQHFLRLYAEKNRKQVLRFSSRAMDALLHHRWPGNVRELENVIERAVILCPSDTIREDHLPTDLANNLPSGGSLTTLADLERKAIFSTLEQTEGNKSEAARILGITRATLHNKLKLYGGA; this is encoded by the coding sequence ATGACAGCTCCAAAGATTCTTGTGGTAGATGATGATGAGAGTCACAGAAAAATGCTCCGCACCCTTCTTTCGGGTTATGGCTATGGAGTGGATGAGGCCGCCAGCGGAGAAGAGGCCCTTGAAAGAGTCCAGAGAGAAGCTGTGGATACTATCCTCATGGATGTACGCATGACCGGTATTTCCGGCATTGAAGCCCTGGAACGGATGCTGGCATGGAATCCGGTACTCCCCATCATCATCATGACCGCCTACTCCTCCGTTGATTCCGCACGAAGAGCCCTCAAGGCCGGAGCCTATGACTATCTCACCAAGCCGCTGGATTTCGATGAACTCCGCATTCTCCTCTCCCGAACTCTGGAGCATAGCCGTCTCAAAGATGAAAACCGGCGTTTGAAAGAACATCTGGCAACCCGACCCGACATTCCCAGAATCATTGGAAAAAGCCATGCCATGAAAAAACTCATGGAAATGGCCTCAACCATGGCCGACAGTGAAGCCACGGTTCTGATCACTGGCCCGTCCGGAACGGGTAAAGAGCTCATTGCAAAGGCCATCCATGCCATGAGTCCGAGAAAAGACCAGCCCTTTGTTCCTTTGAACTGTGCGGCATTAGCGGACACCCTTCTGGAATCCGAACTTTTCGGCCATGAAAGGGGAGCCTTTACCGGAGCGGACCGGAGACGGGAAGGACGCTTTGTTCAGGCCGATGGAGGAACCCTTTTTCTGGATGAAATCGGTGAGACATCTTCGGCCATGCAGGCCAAACTGCTGAGGGCTCTTCAGGAAGGAGAAGTACAGAGGATAGGCAGCGATACAATTGTAAGGGTTGATGTACGCATTCTTGCCGCCACCAATCAGGATCTCTCCCGCTGTGTTGCGGAAAAAATCTTCCGGGAAGACCTTTATTACCGACTTAACGTACTGCGGCTGGAAATGCCCACCTTACGGGATCGAAACGGTGACATCCCCCTGCTGGCCCAGCACTTTCTTCGTCTGTATGCGGAAAAAAACCGCAAGCAGGTCCTTCGTTTTTCATCAAGGGCCATGGATGCCCTCCTTCACCACAGATGGCCCGGAAATGTGCGGGAACTGGAAAATGTCATTGAACGGGCCGTTATTCTCTGCCCTTCAGACACCATCAGAGAAGATCACCTTCCCACAGATCTTGCGAACAACCTGCCTTCCGGAGGAAGTCTCACCACACTGGCAGACCTGGAGCGCAAGGCCATTTTCAGCACACTGGAACAAACGGAGGGGAACAAATCAGAAGCCGCCAGAATTCTGGGGATTACAAGGGCAACCCTGCACAACAAACTGAAACTCTACGGAGGTGCTTAA
- a CDS encoding two-component system sensor histidine kinase NtrB gives MFHPSHFSNFSNTGSRWLIPSLIFILALVILSMALTHNQRTQRDMVRILMEKGHLLTRSLEAGTRTGMMGRLGEAAQLKTLFEETTTLPDIFYILLTGPNGRVYVNADPDGLAGRTLSSGLIQNLPSEHPEGWTISGKGQDRHFLFHHTFTPLPRTMGHHTRARRAAESPCGSPFCGDLFQPSSPPMTLVVGMDVDAFDAARSKDVRHTFIMAGTLMLLAVFAVLALFRAEALRQSKLRLRDTQAMSTEIIRSFPAGLLVLDASGRLRFANQTAEELLEKPLQRLTGHSIFPHLPQTLSDLFREEPDQLPESEVLLPSARGLLPVSVTLSPIHGQDHLLGRVLVLRDLSQIRRLEEEVRRKEKLAAVGQLAAGVAHEIRNPLSSIKGFATHFRQLFAQDSPHHEAADILIREVNRMDRVIGELLEFARPSDIQPVPTLPTPLIHHALRLIEPDTRAAAITLHAKIPELPEILMDPDRITQVLLNLCLNAIQAMKKEGKLTVSAHEDGQWLYIQLEDTGCGIPETDLTKIFDPFYTTKSKGTGLGLAVVEKIVTAHNGRIEVNNMEQGGTTFTLSFPL, from the coding sequence ATGTTCCACCCATCCCATTTTTCCAATTTTTCCAACACGGGCTCCCGATGGCTCATTCCATCACTCATCTTCATTTTGGCCCTGGTCATACTCAGCATGGCTCTGACACACAACCAGCGAACCCAAAGAGATATGGTCAGAATTCTGATGGAAAAGGGCCATCTTCTCACCCGTTCTCTGGAAGCGGGTACCCGCACCGGAATGATGGGCAGGCTGGGTGAGGCCGCTCAGCTGAAAACCCTTTTCGAAGAAACCACTACCCTGCCAGATATCTTCTATATCCTGCTCACCGGCCCCAATGGCAGGGTCTATGTCAATGCCGATCCCGACGGCCTTGCCGGTCGGACCCTTTCTTCCGGACTCATCCAGAACCTTCCATCGGAACATCCGGAAGGGTGGACCATTTCCGGCAAAGGTCAAGACAGGCACTTTCTCTTCCACCATACGTTTACCCCCCTTCCCCGAACCATGGGCCACCACACCAGGGCAAGGAGAGCTGCAGAAAGCCCCTGCGGATCTCCCTTCTGCGGTGACCTTTTCCAACCATCCAGCCCACCCATGACCCTTGTGGTAGGAATGGATGTGGATGCTTTTGACGCAGCCCGCAGCAAAGACGTACGCCATACCTTCATCATGGCAGGCACACTCATGCTCCTTGCTGTCTTTGCCGTTCTCGCACTGTTCCGGGCCGAAGCCCTGCGTCAATCAAAACTGCGCCTTCGGGATACCCAGGCCATGTCAACGGAAATCATCCGGTCCTTTCCGGCAGGGCTTCTGGTTCTGGATGCTTCGGGTCGACTCCGTTTTGCCAACCAGACAGCAGAAGAACTACTGGAAAAACCCCTGCAGCGACTCACAGGCCATTCCATTTTTCCCCATCTGCCCCAGACTCTCAGTGACCTCTTCAGGGAAGAGCCGGATCAACTTCCGGAATCGGAAGTACTCCTTCCTTCGGCACGGGGCCTCCTGCCTGTTTCCGTAACCCTCTCCCCCATTCATGGGCAGGATCATCTCCTCGGCAGGGTTCTGGTGCTCCGGGATCTCAGCCAGATCCGGCGGCTGGAAGAGGAGGTCCGTCGTAAGGAAAAACTTGCCGCCGTGGGGCAGCTTGCAGCCGGAGTAGCCCATGAAATCCGCAACCCCTTAAGCTCCATCAAAGGCTTTGCCACTCACTTCCGCCAACTCTTTGCCCAAGACAGCCCCCATCACGAGGCAGCGGATATTTTGATCCGGGAAGTCAACCGAATGGACCGGGTTATCGGTGAATTGCTGGAATTTGCAAGGCCTTCGGATATCCAGCCCGTACCAACCCTGCCAACCCCCCTTATCCACCATGCCCTGCGCCTGATTGAACCGGACACCAGAGCAGCCGCCATCACCCTTCATGCCAAAATTCCGGAGCTTCCGGAAATCCTCATGGACCCGGACCGCATTACCCAGGTACTCCTGAATCTCTGCCTCAACGCCATACAGGCCATGAAAAAGGAAGGGAAACTTACCGTATCGGCCCATGAAGATGGGCAATGGCTTTATATTCAGCTGGAAGACACGGGCTGCGGCATCCCGGAAACGGATCTGACAAAGATTTTTGATCCCTTTTACACAACCAAAAGTAAAGGCACAGGCCTTGGCCTTGCTGTTGTGGAAAAAATTGTCACCGCACACAATGGACGCATAGAGGTAAACAATATGGAACAGGGAGGCACCACCTTCACCCTTTCTTTTCCCCTCTGA
- the rsmA gene encoding 16S rRNA (adenine(1518)-N(6)/adenine(1519)-N(6))-dimethyltransferase RsmA, translating to MTAPQTLLKAWNMKPKKDMGQNFLTDPSTPIMILERAGIHDGCGQTIIEVGPGLGAMTIPAAQRADHVHAVELDREIIPLLETEIHVAGLRNITIHSGSILKVDLEPMLAEGRNTLVIGNLPYNISSQILIRLLSFRHRITRGVFMLQTEMAERIVAPPGGRDYGRLSVIMQYCGAIHLLATVKAHLFYPRPKVDSAIIEVLFPEKPSLQAKNEKILFDVVRAAFGQRRKTLRNSLSSGLRELNTKEAETLLLNADIDPIRRAETLSVAEFVRLADLFYDSIQ from the coding sequence ATGACAGCACCCCAGACCCTTCTTAAAGCCTGGAACATGAAGCCCAAAAAAGATATGGGCCAGAACTTTCTCACAGACCCATCCACTCCGATAATGATTCTGGAACGGGCCGGTATCCATGATGGCTGCGGTCAGACAATCATAGAAGTTGGCCCCGGCCTTGGAGCCATGACCATTCCGGCAGCCCAAAGGGCAGATCATGTTCATGCGGTGGAGCTGGACAGGGAAATCATTCCCCTGCTTGAAACAGAAATACATGTTGCAGGCTTACGCAACATCACCATACATTCCGGCAGTATTCTCAAGGTAGACCTGGAGCCCATGCTGGCAGAAGGCCGGAACACCCTTGTCATCGGCAATCTGCCCTACAATATCTCTTCCCAGATTCTCATCCGGCTGCTGAGCTTCCGCCACCGCATCACGCGGGGAGTTTTCATGTTGCAGACAGAAATGGCTGAACGCATAGTGGCGCCCCCGGGCGGCCGTGATTACGGAAGGCTCTCTGTTATCATGCAATATTGCGGTGCTATTCATCTTCTGGCAACGGTCAAGGCCCACCTGTTTTACCCCAGGCCCAAAGTCGACTCTGCCATTATAGAGGTTCTTTTTCCAGAAAAGCCTTCTTTGCAGGCAAAGAACGAAAAAATATTGTTTGACGTAGTCCGTGCGGCCTTCGGCCAGAGACGTAAAACACTCAGGAACAGTCTTTCTTCAGGGCTCAGAGAACTAAACACAAAAGAGGCGGAAACATTACTGCTGAATGCGGATATCGATCCCATCCGCAGGGCAGAAACCCTCAGCGTAGCCGAGTTCGTCCGCCTGGCCGACCTTTTTTACGACAGTATTCAATAA
- a CDS encoding DUF2062 domain-containing protein — MTPKQRLLHIYRQLEQLGGTKPFVARGFAIGVFISMTPTIPLNTILAVILGFLLRGSIPAAFIGTLVSNPVTIPFLYYAAYWTGVTITGVQGVSFNEILTLAYHFNSPGTLQEKVHEAGHLIHGKVPVLWATLLGGVIMGIPVAIGAYYLTLRLLRASTSDRLLPSEEDHHNDSTPDPS; from the coding sequence ATGACGCCAAAACAACGCCTTCTCCATATCTATCGGCAGCTTGAACAGCTCGGAGGCACCAAACCCTTTGTGGCAAGGGGGTTTGCCATCGGTGTCTTTATCTCCATGACACCCACCATCCCCCTGAACACCATCCTCGCGGTAATTCTGGGTTTTCTTCTCAGGGGAAGCATACCCGCCGCCTTCATCGGTACACTGGTTTCCAATCCCGTAACCATTCCCTTTCTTTACTACGCTGCCTACTGGACTGGCGTAACCATTACGGGAGTCCAGGGTGTCAGTTTTAACGAAATACTCACCCTTGCCTATCATTTTAACAGCCCGGGAACTCTGCAGGAAAAAGTCCATGAAGCAGGCCACCTTATTCACGGGAAAGTTCCGGTTCTGTGGGCCACCCTCCTGGGCGGCGTGATCATGGGAATTCCTGTGGCCATTGGAGCCTACTACCTGACCTTGCGCCTGCTCCGGGCATCCACATCCGACAGACTCTTACCCAGCGAGGAAGATCATCATAATGACAGCACCCCAGACCCTTCTTAA